The following are encoded in a window of Paenibacillus polymyxa genomic DNA:
- a CDS encoding glycoside hydrolase family 88 protein, producing the protein MPALIFDEKQVKQVIDRVVERTFQMHYSWDWPGGVAFYGVCEAYEATGNEKYLTKLKEWVDENIEDGLPSLSVNGVSVGHCLLTLYQATGEQKYLDIAIEMAEFLAQKAERFADGIFQHTVNSLHDVFPQQAWVDTMFMAGYYLLRIGHLLGNKEYWEDGVRQYHGHEEFLQDPDTNLYYHGWDHANQSRMSGIYWARGNSWAALTMAKALNLVEVQHPSYMIIDGSLRDQLNALVRLQSPEGLWHTVLNDDTSYLETSGSAGIATALLMQGRLFNKYTQKAIDGILSRIKDDGTVTGVSAGTAVMNDIDGYRNVPYKRLQGWGQGLALAFLAQLLRTKENPYG; encoded by the coding sequence ATGCCTGCATTGATTTTTGATGAAAAACAAGTTAAGCAGGTGATCGACCGGGTCGTAGAACGCACCTTTCAAATGCACTACAGCTGGGATTGGCCGGGCGGAGTCGCCTTTTACGGAGTATGCGAAGCGTATGAAGCGACAGGGAACGAAAAGTATTTGACCAAGCTGAAAGAATGGGTTGATGAAAATATTGAGGACGGACTTCCGTCTCTCTCGGTGAACGGCGTTTCTGTCGGGCACTGTTTGTTAACGCTTTATCAGGCCACAGGTGAGCAAAAATACCTTGATATTGCCATCGAGATGGCCGAATTTTTGGCCCAAAAAGCGGAGCGGTTTGCCGACGGCATTTTCCAGCATACGGTGAACTCACTTCATGATGTATTTCCGCAGCAAGCATGGGTGGATACGATGTTTATGGCCGGTTATTATTTGCTTCGTATCGGTCATCTGCTAGGGAACAAGGAGTATTGGGAGGATGGGGTTCGTCAATATCACGGGCATGAAGAATTTTTGCAGGACCCGGATACGAATCTGTATTATCACGGATGGGATCATGCGAATCAAAGCCGGATGTCAGGAATATATTGGGCGCGCGGCAATTCATGGGCAGCCCTCACGATGGCAAAAGCACTTAATTTGGTGGAGGTGCAGCATCCATCTTATATGATCATCGACGGCTCGCTGCGTGACCAGCTCAATGCGCTGGTGCGGCTGCAATCCCCGGAAGGGCTGTGGCATACGGTGCTGAACGATGATACCTCTTATCTGGAAACGTCGGGCTCGGCAGGAATTGCGACTGCCTTGCTTATGCAAGGAAGATTGTTTAACAAATACACCCAAAAGGCGATCGACGGTATTCTTTCCCGCATTAAGGACGACGGCACAGTAACGGGTGTATCCGCTGGAACTGCTGTGATGAACGATATTGACGGCTATCGAAATGTGCCATACAAACGCCTTCAGGGGTGGGGGCAGGGATTGGCGCTTGCTTTTCTGGCTCAACTGTTGCGTACCAAGGAGAATCCGTACGGCTAG
- a CDS encoding sensory rhodopsin transducer: protein MGNAERSQEKVANQPRGSLFWVIPDGYIPPESRGELLSHESICVLNCGSRVANLSIDIYFEDREPLEGLIEVVEGRRTRHIRTASLEKSGERIPTGIPYAITVTSDVPIIVQYSRLDTTQPELALMSVIAYPI from the coding sequence ATGGGAAATGCTGAACGTTCTCAGGAAAAGGTGGCTAATCAGCCGCGAGGCAGCCTATTCTGGGTCATCCCAGATGGGTATATTCCACCGGAAAGCCGGGGAGAGCTGCTCAGTCATGAGAGTATATGCGTGCTGAATTGTGGGAGCCGTGTGGCAAATCTAAGTATAGACATCTATTTTGAAGACCGCGAGCCATTAGAGGGATTGATCGAGGTAGTGGAAGGAAGACGAACCCGTCATATCCGAACAGCCTCGTTGGAGAAATCCGGCGAACGGATTCCGACAGGCATTCCTTACGCAATTACGGTCACTAGCGATGTGCCCATCATCGTACAATATAGCAGATTGGACACGACACAGCCGGAATTGGCGTTAATGAGTGTCATAGCGTATCCTATTTAA
- a CDS encoding DMT family transporter — protein MHSRSRNGAAYLAALSYAAILGFSFLFVKLTVTEASPLDVIAHRFALSFIALTIPVLLGWIKLNIKLRDILRILPLALLSPLVYFPLQAFGLMSTSSSEGGIIQATVPIFTLLLASYFIKERTTVVQKISLLLSVFGVVFIFVMKSGAPLASNSYGGILLLVLSAICLSGYNVLARPLTQKYNPMELTYVTSILGCIVFNVVALGYHAIDGSMSAYTAPLVKPGYWMALIYLGILSTLVTSLLSSFALKWIEASKMSVIGNLSTLISMIAGAYILKEQLAYYHIVGAVMIIIGVLGTNFGGRKNFTPIKTTSAKSQNTG, from the coding sequence ATGCACAGTCGTTCTAGAAATGGAGCCGCCTATCTGGCAGCTCTCAGCTATGCAGCTATACTTGGATTTTCATTTTTATTTGTAAAATTGACAGTCACTGAGGCAAGCCCGCTGGATGTGATTGCCCATCGCTTTGCGCTGTCATTTATCGCTTTGACCATTCCAGTGCTGCTCGGTTGGATTAAGCTCAACATCAAGTTACGTGACATTTTGCGCATTTTACCACTAGCACTGCTCTCCCCTTTAGTGTATTTTCCACTACAAGCCTTCGGGCTGATGAGCACTTCTTCATCGGAAGGTGGAATTATTCAAGCAACCGTTCCTATTTTTACGTTGCTGTTAGCTTCCTATTTTATTAAAGAGCGTACAACGGTAGTCCAAAAAATTTCCTTACTGCTCTCTGTCTTTGGCGTGGTTTTTATATTTGTGATGAAAAGCGGAGCACCGCTAGCGTCCAATAGCTATGGCGGTATTCTTCTGCTCGTGCTTTCTGCGATATGCCTATCCGGCTATAATGTGCTGGCACGACCCTTAACACAAAAGTACAACCCCATGGAATTGACCTACGTTACCTCTATTTTGGGATGTATCGTTTTTAACGTGGTGGCACTGGGATATCATGCTATAGACGGCTCCATGAGCGCCTATACCGCTCCACTGGTGAAGCCTGGTTATTGGATGGCACTGATTTATCTGGGCATTCTGTCTACCCTCGTCACCTCGCTGTTATCGAGCTTTGCCTTGAAGTGGATCGAAGCCTCCAAAATGAGTGTGATCGGCAATTTATCCACCCTCATTTCCATGATTGCCGGTGCTTACATTTTGAAGGAGCAGCTCGCCTACTATCACATTGTTGGGGCTGTGATGATCATTATCGGCGTGCTGGGTACCAATTTCGGAGGGCGAAAAAACTTCACGCCGATCAAAACAACTTCGGCAAAATCACAAAATACGGGCTAA
- a CDS encoding glutamate-1-semialdehyde 2,1-aminomutase, producing the protein MKRENSEALYKEALEHIVGGVNSPSRSFKAVGGGAPVFMKRAKGAHFWDEDDNRYIDYLAAYGPIITGHAHPHITKAISEAAANGVLYGTSTVLEIKLAKMLKEAIPSMDKVRFVNSGTEAVMTTIRVARAYTGRNKIIKFAGCYHGHSDLVLVAAGSGPSTLGIPDSAGITTNIASEVITVPFNDLDALRQALERWSDDVAAVMVEPIVGNFGMVMPQPGYLEGLCSMARANGSLVIYDEVITAFRFHFGSTQTYAGLDNHDAIQPDLTALGKIMGGGLPIGAYGGSKHIMEQVAPLGPAYQAGTMAGNPASISSGIACLEVLQGEGVYEEMERLAVRLTDGIQSSAERYGVPLTINRIRGAFSTHFCDHPITNYAQAQDTDSEAFASFFRHMLDRGIHLAPSKYEAWFLTTAHTDEDVDATLEAADDSFRAMSQGK; encoded by the coding sequence ATGAAACGGGAAAACTCCGAAGCACTATATAAAGAAGCCCTGGAGCATATTGTCGGGGGCGTTAACAGCCCTTCACGCTCCTTTAAAGCTGTGGGCGGCGGCGCTCCAGTATTCATGAAACGCGCTAAAGGTGCTCATTTCTGGGATGAGGATGATAATCGATATATCGACTATTTGGCGGCTTATGGCCCTATTATTACTGGGCATGCCCATCCCCATATTACTAAGGCCATCAGCGAAGCGGCCGCGAACGGCGTATTATACGGAACCTCAACGGTATTGGAAATCAAACTGGCGAAGATGCTGAAGGAAGCAATTCCTTCTATGGACAAGGTCCGGTTTGTGAATTCCGGCACAGAAGCAGTTATGACGACGATTCGTGTGGCACGAGCCTATACTGGGCGGAACAAGATCATCAAATTTGCCGGCTGCTACCACGGTCACTCAGATCTGGTACTTGTAGCCGCAGGCTCCGGTCCTTCCACGCTGGGCATACCTGACAGCGCAGGCATTACGACCAACATTGCGAGCGAGGTTATTACCGTGCCATTCAATGATCTCGACGCGTTGCGCCAAGCCTTGGAGCGTTGGAGCGACGATGTGGCGGCAGTCATGGTTGAGCCGATTGTCGGTAATTTCGGCATGGTCATGCCGCAGCCAGGCTATCTGGAAGGGCTCTGCTCGATGGCGCGTGCGAACGGCTCACTTGTCATTTATGACGAGGTCATTACCGCATTCCGATTCCACTTCGGTTCCACCCAAACGTATGCAGGTTTGGACAACCATGATGCGATTCAGCCAGATTTGACCGCTCTGGGCAAAATCATGGGTGGTGGTCTGCCGATTGGTGCCTACGGCGGCAGCAAGCACATCATGGAGCAGGTTGCCCCACTTGGCCCGGCTTATCAGGCGGGTACGATGGCCGGCAACCCGGCTTCCATCTCGTCAGGCATCGCCTGCCTTGAAGTCCTTCAAGGGGAAGGCGTGTACGAAGAGATGGAACGTCTGGCCGTGAGGCTGACGGACGGTATTCAATCCTCTGCTGAACGCTACGGCGTGCCATTGACGATCAATCGTATTCGTGGAGCGTTCTCGACGCATTTCTGTGATCATCCGATCACGAATTACGCGCAGGCGCAGGATACGGATAGCGAAGCATTCGCATCCTTCTTCCGTCACATGCTGGATCGCGGTATTCATCTGGCACCATCCAAGTACGAAGCCTGGTTCCTTACAACAGCGCATACCGACGAAGATGTGGATGCTACGCTGGAAGCGGCGGACGATTCGTTCCGGGCGATGTCACAAGGGAAGTAA
- a CDS encoding LCP family protein, which translates to MTSRTKRTIWSVLAVVIVAIVGFAVYYFTSIYNQLDNLHKEGANSPFKNVKQVDQVRTPEPPKWEGTDMVNILLMGVDGRGIQKGEVPRSDSMMVVSLDPVKKKIHLFSILRDTYVDIPGYGKNRINTAITHGPNTAMKTAGDLLGIPVQYYVYTDFQGFIKLVDAVGGIDFEVEKDMHYTSNADKHQYDIDLKKGMQHLDGNTALQYVRFRHDAMSDFSRSGRQRAFLEAVAQKMQTTTSIANLPNILEQVNPYIDTNLSVNDMWKLANVGYQSNFAGSEQVPPMKMLGEENVGGAAVLTVRDPEELKTYVQDIFNNPPTQTQEQNKDQNETKQPDSASSTKKDKASFTGGSKTSNEDASTQSTTKTGQKEL; encoded by the coding sequence ATGACAAGCAGAACCAAAAGGACGATATGGTCGGTTCTAGCCGTGGTAATCGTCGCGATTGTCGGCTTTGCCGTGTACTATTTTACATCCATTTATAATCAGCTGGATAATCTGCATAAAGAGGGCGCTAACTCCCCCTTCAAAAATGTAAAGCAGGTCGATCAGGTTCGCACGCCAGAACCGCCCAAGTGGGAAGGTACCGATATGGTTAACATTTTACTGATGGGTGTCGATGGGCGCGGTATCCAGAAAGGGGAAGTCCCCCGATCAGACAGCATGATGGTTGTATCACTGGACCCCGTTAAGAAAAAAATCCACCTGTTCTCTATTTTGCGTGATACGTACGTGGATATTCCCGGCTATGGAAAAAATCGAATTAACACTGCCATTACTCACGGACCCAACACGGCCATGAAGACGGCTGGCGATCTGTTAGGCATCCCGGTGCAATATTATGTGTACACGGATTTCCAGGGCTTTATCAAACTGGTGGATGCCGTAGGCGGGATTGATTTTGAAGTGGAAAAGGATATGCATTATACAAGTAATGCGGATAAACATCAGTACGATATTGATTTGAAAAAGGGCATGCAGCATCTAGATGGCAACACGGCGCTTCAATATGTGCGGTTCCGCCACGATGCAATGTCCGACTTCTCCCGATCAGGACGACAACGGGCATTCTTGGAAGCCGTAGCCCAGAAAATGCAAACCACGACTTCCATCGCTAACTTGCCGAATATTTTAGAGCAGGTTAACCCGTACATCGACACGAATCTCAGTGTTAACGATATGTGGAAGCTGGCAAATGTGGGGTACCAAAGCAACTTTGCAGGCAGCGAACAGGTTCCACCGATGAAGATGCTCGGAGAAGAGAATGTGGGCGGCGCAGCAGTTCTTACTGTCCGCGATCCGGAAGAACTGAAAACGTATGTGCAGGATATATTTAATAATCCACCCACACAAACACAGGAACAAAACAAGGATCAGAACGAAACGAAACAGCCAGACAGTGCATCGTCTACCAAGAAGGATAAAGCTTCTTTTACAGGGGGCAGTAAAACCAGTAATGAGGATGCTTCCACACAATCAACAACAAAGACAGGTCAAAAAGAGCTATAA
- a CDS encoding ABC transporter ATP-binding protein — translation MLAIDVQDLRKTFKVQKNREGLKGAFLDLFAREYNEVAAVKDISFRIPQGEICGYIGENGAGKSTTIKMLTGILVPTSGHLKVGGYVPYEEREKFVGNIGVVFGQRSQLWWDIGVIESFQLLRKVYQVPATDFKRRLDELVERLQLQDLLSRPVRKLSLGQRMRCELVAALLHNPSIVFLDEPTIGLDIMVKSEIREFLKDMNRDYGTTILLTTHDLQDIEALCSRVIMLDDGNIIYDGGLEDLKARWGTGREVRFQFGTSTQLEQLQAWTADMPLAWTMDNDLAAKVWIPLHINVSDVLACVVGRTDITDIKIIETNTDDIVRSIYQSGSAERQGNPIVEAKVHA, via the coding sequence ATGCTGGCAATTGATGTGCAGGATCTGCGCAAAACATTTAAGGTTCAAAAAAATCGCGAGGGCTTAAAGGGTGCCTTCCTTGATTTATTCGCCCGCGAATACAACGAGGTAGCCGCAGTCAAAGATATATCTTTCCGTATTCCGCAAGGAGAAATATGCGGTTATATCGGTGAAAACGGCGCTGGAAAGTCCACCACGATTAAGATGCTGACAGGTATTCTCGTGCCGACATCGGGACATCTCAAGGTGGGCGGTTATGTCCCCTATGAGGAGCGCGAGAAATTTGTAGGCAACATTGGTGTTGTTTTCGGTCAGCGCAGCCAGCTTTGGTGGGACATCGGTGTGATCGAGTCTTTTCAACTACTGCGGAAAGTATATCAGGTTCCGGCTACGGACTTCAAACGCAGGCTGGATGAGCTGGTGGAGAGACTGCAATTGCAGGATCTGCTAAGCCGCCCGGTACGCAAGCTTAGTCTCGGGCAACGGATGCGCTGTGAGTTGGTAGCAGCTTTGCTGCACAATCCGTCTATTGTTTTTCTGGACGAGCCCACCATTGGGCTTGATATTATGGTGAAGTCCGAAATTCGCGAGTTTCTGAAGGACATGAACCGGGATTACGGTACGACTATTTTGCTGACAACCCATGATTTGCAGGATATTGAAGCGCTGTGCTCGCGCGTCATTATGCTGGATGATGGAAATATCATTTATGATGGTGGTCTGGAGGATCTGAAGGCGCGTTGGGGGACAGGTCGAGAAGTACGGTTCCAGTTTGGCACATCGACCCAATTGGAGCAATTACAGGCATGGACTGCTGATATGCCACTGGCTTGGACGATGGATAATGATTTGGCTGCCAAAGTTTGGATTCCTCTTCATATTAATGTATCGGATGTGCTCGCTTGCGTAGTCGGTCGCACGGACATTACGGATATCAAAATCATTGAAACCAACACGGATGATATCGTCCGCAGTATCTATCAGTCTGGTTCGGCTGAACGCCAGGGCAATCCGATAGTGGAGGCCAAAGTTCATGCTTAG
- a CDS encoding ABC transporter permease: MLSVYTDFIRIRFLTMLAYRVNYYSGILIYCMNIGVYYFTYKAIYGDAGSIGGFTAAQMTTYVAVSWMARAFYFNNLDREISTDIRDGSIAIQMIRPYNYVLVKFMQGLGEGMFRFLLFMIPGMAIAMLLFPVKLPTDPVAWVGFLVMLFFSFMINTQINIITGLTAFFIENNEGMMRMKRVVVDLFSGLILPISLFPGWLATIAQWMPFQAITYLPGSVFTGRVKGVGIWNVLGIQIIWLVVLLVPMIIIWRLARRRLFVQGG; encoded by the coding sequence ATGCTTAGCGTATACACCGATTTTATTCGTATCCGATTTCTCACGATGCTTGCGTATCGTGTGAACTATTATTCAGGAATCCTTATTTATTGCATGAATATTGGCGTGTATTATTTCACATACAAAGCGATATATGGCGATGCGGGTAGCATTGGAGGCTTTACCGCTGCTCAGATGACGACGTATGTAGCAGTATCGTGGATGGCGAGAGCCTTTTATTTTAACAATCTGGATCGTGAGATTTCGACGGATATACGTGATGGAAGCATTGCAATTCAGATGATCCGACCTTATAACTATGTACTTGTTAAATTTATGCAAGGACTCGGCGAGGGAATGTTCCGTTTTCTGCTGTTTATGATTCCAGGCATGGCGATTGCGATGCTGTTATTTCCGGTAAAGCTTCCCACGGATCCGGTAGCCTGGGTTGGTTTTCTGGTCATGCTGTTTTTTAGCTTTATGATCAACACTCAGATTAATATTATTACGGGATTAACGGCCTTTTTTATCGAAAATAATGAGGGCATGATGCGTATGAAGCGCGTAGTTGTAGATCTGTTTTCTGGGTTGATTTTGCCAATCAGTTTGTTTCCCGGCTGGCTGGCGACGATCGCCCAATGGATGCCGTTTCAGGCGATTACCTATTTGCCGGGTTCTGTATTTACGGGACGTGTAAAAGGCGTGGGCATCTGGAATGTACTGGGTATCCAAATCATTTGGCTGGTCGTTCTGCTCGTGCCGATGATCATCATTTGGCGACTGGCGCGCAGACGTCTGTTCGTGCAGGGAGGGTAA
- a CDS encoding ABC transporter permease: protein MMYYLGLISEYLKNYMKSRLTYRADFWVEVISDLLFQATNLIFILVIFMHTDSLGGWSENEVVFVYGFFMVPYGLFSCFVNLWNFSERYIVKGELDRVMTRPAYNLFQIFLENVDPPALVGSVIGLIIMGISGAQMDLAMEWWFVPALIVLSLSAVAIYTGIYTILTSLSFFSDAPTGIIPLMYNIQGYGRYPVTIYNRAIQVVLTWILPFAFVGVYPASLFLHREDMRHMALLTPVMGIVFLTLGLLAWNWGIRRYRGAGS, encoded by the coding sequence ATGATGTACTATTTGGGTCTCATTAGCGAATATTTGAAAAATTACATGAAGTCACGGCTCACCTATCGGGCTGACTTTTGGGTAGAAGTGATTTCAGACCTGCTGTTTCAGGCCACGAATCTTATTTTTATCCTGGTTATTTTTATGCATACGGACAGTTTGGGGGGCTGGAGTGAAAATGAAGTCGTGTTCGTTTATGGATTTTTCATGGTTCCTTACGGACTATTCAGCTGTTTCGTCAACCTTTGGAACTTTAGCGAACGTTATATTGTGAAAGGTGAGCTCGATCGGGTAATGACTCGTCCTGCATATAATCTGTTCCAGATTTTCCTTGAAAATGTAGACCCGCCAGCGCTGGTGGGCTCAGTGATTGGTCTGATTATTATGGGGATCAGCGGGGCACAGATGGACTTGGCTATGGAGTGGTGGTTCGTACCAGCGCTGATCGTTTTGAGCCTAAGTGCCGTGGCAATCTATACAGGCATTTACACCATATTGACTTCTCTTTCATTCTTTTCGGATGCGCCCACTGGAATTATTCCGCTCATGTACAATATTCAGGGCTACGGACGTTATCCAGTGACGATCTATAACCGAGCCATTCAGGTTGTGCTGACTTGGATACTACCTTTTGCTTTTGTTGGTGTATATCCAGCCTCCCTATTCCTCCACCGAGAGGACATGCGCCATATGGCTCTCTTAACTCCTGTGATGGGGATTGTCTTTCTGACCTTGGGCTTACTGGCATGGAACTGGGGAATTCGCCGCTACAGAGGGGCAGGCTCATAG
- the bcp gene encoding thioredoxin-dependent thiol peroxidase: protein MSAVFTVIEQEAPDFELPGSEGKRVKLSDYRGSRVLLYFYPKDLTSSCSTQACDFRDKHTEFEGLNTVILGISPDPLKQHDKFIAKYGLPFQLLSDEEHQVAETYGVWQQKQMYGKQYMGIVRSTFLIDENGILVHEWRGLRVKGHIDAALAYIQDKA from the coding sequence ATGTCCGCTGTATTTACCGTTATTGAGCAAGAGGCACCTGATTTTGAATTGCCTGGGAGTGAAGGAAAGCGTGTCAAGCTGTCTGATTATCGAGGCAGTAGGGTATTGCTGTATTTCTATCCCAAGGATTTGACCTCTAGCTGCTCGACCCAGGCTTGTGATTTTCGGGATAAACATACGGAGTTTGAAGGCTTGAACACGGTGATTTTGGGGATAAGCCCAGATCCACTCAAGCAGCATGACAAGTTTATTGCAAAGTACGGACTCCCTTTTCAGTTGTTATCTGATGAAGAGCATCAGGTCGCTGAGACGTATGGTGTATGGCAGCAAAAACAGATGTACGGCAAGCAGTACATGGGTATTGTTCGGTCTACGTTCCTTATTGATGAAAATGGCATTTTAGTTCATGAATGGCGTGGTTTAAGAGTGAAAGGGCATATCGATGCTGCGCTGGCTTACATTCAGGATAAGGCGTAA
- a CDS encoding GerAB/ArcD/ProY family transporter, giving the protein MLKKARISVRQVTVLMFLSLIGDMLLIYPTIITHIAQQDAWISSILSIPLGLVIIYVLIRVHELYPNLSLIEAIRKILGPVFGSIVSCWYLFYFFMGTALNAREVGDFLSTQLFEETPLSVLLAMEVSLLVLTALAGIEAFSRVSEILLPVYVLIFCGLILALLPQIQLSNVRPVLENGLAPVAKGMVPGAGMPFASMSIMLMVFPFVNKRGHFKRDMLLASLIGGVLITLFLLLSLLIIGPFVTNYSPYISSALTTKINELNYITRIESLVSLTWALAAFFKGVIFFYAFTFGTTQLFRISNIRPFVIPAGGLVFGMTISITPNVFYYVRTLVYPMSTWHYTNGLIIPLVLWGVYLCKQKWKHRQKSSKN; this is encoded by the coding sequence ATGTTAAAAAAAGCACGTATTAGCGTTCGGCAAGTGACTGTCCTGATGTTCCTGAGTTTAATCGGGGATATGCTCTTAATCTATCCGACTATCATTACACATATTGCTCAGCAGGATGCCTGGATCAGCTCTATATTATCTATCCCGTTGGGCTTAGTTATCATTTATGTACTTATTCGCGTTCATGAGCTCTACCCGAATCTTTCGCTTATTGAAGCCATCCGCAAAATTTTGGGACCTGTGTTCGGATCTATTGTTTCCTGCTGGTATCTGTTTTATTTTTTTATGGGTACCGCCCTTAATGCGAGAGAGGTAGGAGATTTTCTGAGTACACAATTATTTGAAGAAACCCCTTTGAGCGTTCTACTGGCGATGGAAGTTTCACTACTGGTGCTTACTGCGCTAGCGGGAATTGAAGCCTTTAGTCGGGTTAGCGAGATTTTGCTACCTGTGTATGTACTCATCTTCTGTGGTCTGATCTTGGCACTCCTGCCACAAATTCAGCTTTCTAATGTACGGCCTGTTTTGGAAAACGGGCTCGCTCCTGTTGCTAAAGGGATGGTTCCAGGCGCGGGAATGCCTTTTGCCAGCATGTCTATCATGCTCATGGTATTTCCTTTTGTAAACAAAAGAGGCCACTTTAAAAGAGATATGCTGCTGGCGTCGCTCATAGGCGGAGTGCTGATTACCCTCTTTTTACTGCTCTCCCTCCTTATCATTGGGCCCTTTGTGACCAACTACAGTCCATACATTTCTTCTGCACTTACAACAAAAATCAATGAACTGAATTATATTACACGCATTGAGTCGCTTGTCTCATTAACCTGGGCACTGGCCGCTTTTTTCAAGGGAGTCATTTTCTTTTACGCGTTTACCTTCGGAACAACCCAACTATTCCGAATTTCTAATATCCGTCCCTTTGTCATCCCCGCAGGAGGGCTTGTGTTTGGCATGACCATTTCGATAACCCCAAATGTGTTTTATTATGTAAGAACTCTGGTTTATCCCATGTCTACTTGGCATTATACCAACGGCTTGATCATTCCGCTTGTTTTATGGGGTGTTTATCTCTGTAAGCAAAAGTGGAAGCATCGACAAAAATCATCCAAAAATTAA
- a CDS encoding GerAB/ArcD/ProY family transporter: protein MEEKGRISIPNIAVLVFLSIIGDCVLVYPSLITAISKQDAWISSFLSIPAGLAVLLLLLRVHQLYPELTFIQLCQRILGPWLGALISIWYLFHLMMNSAIYLREVGDFMNSQTYVMTPLPVINLLLILVLMWGMYMGLEPIARTAQILFPLCLAFALFLILCLLPQCESQQLKPIMEQGIPKIMEGSLFALSYPFGELAFLLMIFPYVSKKPGLKKSVLLAGLTASVLLSVLLLVSLMVLGPFVTEHSVYTSYTLSKKINIGNFLQRVESLMSTAWIITTFVKTILHFYAFTLGMTQLLRLDNVRTFLGPSFMILFGLIIVSAPNITYYLDTIVHAWIYWDLTDSVVLPLLLLVVYKFRSKGRHSLGPG from the coding sequence GTGGAGGAGAAAGGGCGTATTAGCATACCAAATATAGCCGTACTCGTATTTTTGAGTATTATCGGAGACTGCGTACTGGTGTATCCCTCCCTCATTACAGCCATATCCAAGCAAGATGCCTGGATCAGCTCATTTCTAAGCATCCCCGCAGGACTAGCTGTACTGCTGCTGCTCCTGCGGGTACACCAGCTATACCCTGAACTTACCTTTATTCAGCTCTGCCAGCGAATTTTGGGTCCGTGGCTAGGCGCCCTCATCTCAATATGGTATTTGTTCCATTTAATGATGAATTCAGCGATTTATTTAAGAGAAGTTGGAGATTTTATGAACAGCCAGACCTATGTGATGACACCTCTTCCCGTTATCAATTTACTCTTAATCCTTGTGCTGATGTGGGGGATGTATATGGGATTGGAGCCTATTGCCCGTACGGCTCAAATCTTATTTCCATTGTGCTTGGCTTTCGCTTTGTTTTTAATCCTGTGCTTGCTTCCCCAATGTGAAAGTCAGCAGCTTAAGCCTATTATGGAGCAAGGTATTCCTAAGATTATGGAAGGCAGCCTATTTGCGCTCTCCTACCCCTTCGGAGAATTAGCTTTTTTACTTATGATTTTCCCCTATGTAAGCAAAAAACCGGGTCTAAAAAAATCGGTTTTACTAGCCGGCCTTACTGCCAGCGTTCTGTTAAGCGTGCTACTCCTGGTTTCTCTCATGGTTCTGGGCCCTTTTGTAACCGAACACAGCGTGTATACCTCTTATACGCTATCTAAAAAAATTAACATAGGGAACTTCTTACAGAGGGTTGAATCCCTGATGAGCACAGCCTGGATTATCACTACTTTTGTTAAAACCATCTTACACTTCTATGCCTTTACCTTAGGAATGACTCAGCTACTGCGATTAGACAATGTACGGACTTTTCTGGGCCCTAGCTTTATGATCCTATTTGGTCTGATTATCGTGTCGGCACCCAACATTACTTATTATCTGGATACGATCGTTCACGCCTGGATTTATTGGGATTTGACTGATTCCGTGGTCCTTCCTTTGCTGCTGCTTGTCGTATACAAGTTTAGATCGAAAGGCCGTCACAGCCTGGGACCTGGTTGA